Genomic DNA from Nonomuraea rubra:
GCGTACGCATGCTGACCGGTGACGAGGTGGGCGGCCTGCTGGCCGAGCACGTCATCACGCACACCACCGGCGACCGCATGGTGGCCACCACCATCGTCTCCTCCTCCTTCCTCGGCAAGCTCGCCCGTGAGCACGGCGTCCGCTACGGCGAGACGCTCACCGGCTTCAAGTGGATCATCAAGGCCGGCCCCGGCCTGGTCTTCGGCTACGAGGAGGCCCTCGGCTACAGCGTCGGCTCCGACGACGGCCTGCCGGTCAGGGACAAGGACGGCATCGGCGCGGCCCTGACGGTGGCGGCCATCGCGGCGGCGGCCAAGCGCGACGGCCGCACGCTGCTGGACCTCCTCGACGACCAGGCCCGCCGCTACGGCCTGCACGCGACGGCGCAGCTCTCGTTCCGCGTGGCCGACCTCTCGCTGATCGCCGCCGCCATGACCCGCCTGCGCGCCGGCAGCACGCCGTCGCTGGGCGGCCTGGCGGTGGAGCGGGTGGACGACCTGGCGCGTGGCGACGGCGGCCTGCCGCCCACCGACGGCCTGCGCTACCGCCTGTCGGGAGACGCCCGCGTGGTGGTCCGCCCGTCCGGGACGGAGCCCAAGCTGAAGTGCTACCTGGAGGTCGTCGTCCCCGTCACGGGCACCCCGGAGGAGGCCAGGGAGGTGGCGGAGCAGCGGCTCGACGCCCTGAAGACGGACCTCGCCGCGCGGCTGGGGCTGTGAGCTCGGACGCCTTCATGCACGGGGCCTGACCTCGAAGAGGTACGCTCCTGAAACAACCAAATTTGGTTGCTCCACTTCCGGATGAACCAAGTTTGGTTGTTCTCAGCGGGAGGCACTGGATGGACAGCTTCATCGGGCGGAGACGCGATCTGGCCAAGCTGGACCGCTGCTTCGCACGGGTGGGTGCCGGCGACAGGCCTGGGCGCGCCGTTCTCATGCGCGGTAGACGCCGCGTGGGAAAGTCGCGCCTCGCGGAGGAGTTCATCCGCCGAAGCGGCCTGCCGAGCTTCTTCTTCACCGCGGATCAACACCCGCCGACCGTGCAGATCGAACGCTTCATCGCGGAGGCGGCCGCCTCCGATCTGCCCAACGCGTCGCTCTTCGAGGGCGTCGAGGCCAGCACCTGGGCCGGAGCCCTTCGGCTCCTCGCCGAGGCGGTGCCGCAGGACTCTCCGAGCATCGTGGTCCTCGACGAGATCCCCTACATGATGCACGGCGATCCCTACCTCGAGAGCACGCTGCAACGCCTCTTCGACCGGGAGTTCTCCCGGCGTCCCGTGCTGCTCCTGCTGATCGGCTCCGACCTGTCCGTCATGGAGGCGATCAACCAGTACGATCGCCCCTTCTACATGCGGGCGTCGGAGATGGTGGTCAACCCGCTCACCGTCGCCGACGTCGCGGACAAGCTGGGCCTGCCTCCCGCGGAGGCCATCGACGCTCATCTGATCACCGGCGGGCTGCCCATGATCCTGGAAGAGTGGCCGGTCGGCGCCACGGCGCAGGACTTCCTGCGCACCGCCATCCCGGACCCGACCTCGGCGCTGACCGTGAGCGGCGTGCGCGCCATGGCGACGGAGTTCCCTCCCGACGCGCAGGCGACGACCCTGCTGCGCGCCATCGGGTCCGGGCAGCGCACCTACTCCTCGATCTCCAAGGCATCCAGCGGAATGCCGGGCACGTCACTCCAGCGTGGCCTCCAGGTCCTCCAGGACAAGCGCATGGTCACGGCCGAGCTCCCGCTGTCCGCCCGCCCTTCGAAGGAACGCCGCTACCACGTCGCCGACACACACCTGCGCTTCTGGTTGTCGTTCATCGAGCCGGGCATGGCCGAGATCGACCGGGACCGTGGCGATCTCGTCCTCCAGCGGATCGAACGTTCGTGGACGGCCTGGCGCGGTGCCGCGGTGGAGCCCTTCATCCGCGAGTCTCTCCGCCGCATGGACGGCCTTCCCGAGGACACCAGAGCGGTCGGCGGATACTGGACGCGTACCAACAATCCCGAGATCGACCTGGTCGGCGCCGACCGGGAGCCCGTCGCCAAGAAGATCACCTTCGTGGGATCAGTGAAGTGGCTGGAGAACCGGCCCTTCGACCATCACGACCTGAGCGAGCTCATCGTCCACCGCTCCCAGATGCCGGGCGCCGGCACCTCCACCCCCCTCTACGCCGTCTCCCGCAGCGGCTGCGACGTGGACGGCGTCACGCACCTCACCCCGCAACACCTCGTGGACCTCTGGCGCTGAGCCTGCGCCCAGCGCCAGAGCACGATCAGGCCAGGCGGAACTGCAGGTCGGTGTCCCACTTGTGCATGTCAGGCTCCACCCGCGGGTCCGTCTGGTACAGCTCCAGGCGGCACCCCCAGTGCTCGGCCCCGTCCTTCTCCGTCATGTCCCACGCCAGCCCCTGCTCCCGGCCCCACTTCAGCAGTGACTCGATGGCGCCGACGAGCTGGTCCGGATGGCCGTGGTGGGTGACGGTGGCGTAGCGGCCGGCGGGCAGGGTGGCGGCGAAGAGGTCGCCCTCGCCCTCCACCGGCGCGGGCACCGGCACCCCCGCCTGCACCACCAGCCGGTCGGCGGCCATGTCGATGCTCTCGTAGCGCAGGAACGGCGCCCCCGCCGGCTGCACGCCGCGCTCGGCGAGCCAGCCGATGATCTCCCCGATGCGATCGGCGACCAGCCCGAAGGTGGTCATGGTGATGGTACGGCGCACCCCGATGTACGGACGCTCGGGGAATTCGATGATCTGTGGCATGTTTCCTCCTTCACCCCTCAGTACGGAGCGCGGCCTCGAAACTCATCGGCAGCCCGAAGAGCGGGAACAGCCCGGGATCGAGGAACGTGGTCTCGCCCGCGATCACCCCGCCGGAGACCTCCAGCACGACCAGGGCGAACGCCTCCCCGTTCGCGTCGTACTGGGCGAAGGCGGGGCAGCCGTTGGCCCGCGTCGGGACCAGGCGGGAGCCGGCACAGGGCGCGCCCGCGGCGAGCAGGACCGCGCGGACGGCCTCCCGGCCGCGCAGCCACCACGTGAACGGCGGCATGGAGGAGGTGGCGTCCTCGTGCAGCAGCGAGACCAGCGTGTCCACGTCGTAGCGCTCGAACGCCGTCACGTACCTGGCCAGCAGCGCCTCGTCCACCTCCTGGTCGAGCGGCGCCACCGCGGGGAGCCTGGTCCGGGCCCGCTGGAGGGTGCTGTTGACCGAGGTGACCGTGGTGGCGAGCAGGGTGGCCGTCTCGGCGGCCGTCCACTTGAGCACGTCGCGCAGGATGAGCACGGCCCGCTGGCGGGGCAGCAGGTGCTGCAGGGCCGCGACGAACGCCAGCCGTACCGTCTCGCGCGTGACGGCCAGGTCGGCGGGGTCGAGGACGCGGGCGTCGGGGACGGGCTGGACCCAGCGGCTCTCCGGGAGCGGCTCGCCCAGGGCGGCTCCCGGGATGGCGGCGGGGCCCAGGTCCATGGCCCGGGCGCGGCGCTGCGGGCCTCTGAGCATGTCGAGGCAGGCGTTCGTGGCCAGGTGGAACAGCCAGGGGCGGAGCGGGCCGCGCGCGGGGTCGTAGGTCCGCCACGCCCGGACGAACGCCTCCTGCACGGCGTCCTCGGCCTCGAAGCCGGAGCCGAGCATGCGGTAGCAGTAGCCGGTCAGCTCGGCCCGGTGCCGCTCCAGGCCCGCCTCCAGATCCGCCTCCGGGCCCTTCTCCAGGTCCGCGGGCTCCAGGTCCTGGCTCAGCACGGGATCACCTCGATCTGCAGCTCCGTCACCCATTCGTCCCTGTCGCAGGGTACGTGCAGGCTGATCTCCCTGGCCAGGTCGCGGGCGCGGTAGCCGTGCTCCTCGATCCAGTGGGCCAGCGCCTGGAACGTGGACCATGCCGCGTCCATCGACCCGTGGTGGATGATCGTGGCGGCCGTCTCGATGGCCGGCAGGTCCACCACGTCGAAGTCGTACGCGCCGGGCGCCACGTTCACCGGCAGGCAGGCGTGCACCATGACCGACCCGTCGTCCTCTTGCAGGTAGTGGGCGATGCCGGGACCGGCGATCCGGACGCACGCCGCCTCCAGCCGCCGGCACAGCTCGTCGAAGAGCGGCCCGATGACCGGCCCGATGTCCCCGGGCTCGTAGCTGGCGGCCCTGGCGGCGAGCTGGGCGACGCGGAGCCTGGGCACGCTCTTCAGCACGACCTCCGCCGTACGCATGTGCCCCTCGGTCTCGATCGTCCGCAGCCGCGCCTCGACGCTGCGCAGCCTGGCCAGGTCGGCGCTGATCCTGGCCTCCAGCTCGGCGCGGCGCAGGCGGACCATGCCGTGCAGCTCCTCGGTGCCGACCTTCTCGTCGAGGATCGCCCTGACCTGCTCCAGCGTGAAGCCGAGGTCCTTGATCGCGACGATGCGGTGCAGCCTGGCGAGCTGGCCGGCCTGGTAGGACCGGTAGCCGGAGACCGGGTCCACGTGCGCGGGCCGCAGCAGGCCGATGGCGTCGTAGTGGCGGAGCATGCGTACGGACACCAGCCCCAGCCTGGCGAACTCTCCGATGCTGAACATGTCCTCTCCAGGTGTAGGGGCTGACACGGTGTCAGAGTCAACTATGGCGATTTTTCAGGCTCTGGGGTAACGTCCGGGACAAAGCGGGCGACCGAACGTTCGGTAGGAGCGCGATGCAGGATCTCACGGACCGCGACACCGACGCCGGCGAGCGGATCAGGACGGCGGCGGTGCTGCTGTTCGCGCGGCGGGGTTACGCGGCCACCAGCATCAGGGACCTCGGCAAGGCCGTCAACATGACCAACGCCGGCATCTACCACCACGTCACCAGCAAGGAAGCCCTCCTGGCCGACCTCATGCGCGTCGCCCAGCGCGGCCTCATCGACTCCACCGAGCGCATGCTCGCCCCGTACCGGCGTCCCGCCGACCGCCTGTCCCTGCTCATCGGCTCGCTCACCGCCGTCCACGCCCGCAACCCCATGACCACCCGCGTCATGGACGGCGAGCTGCGCTCGCTCACCCCGGGCTCCGCCGCCCACGACGAGATCATCGGCCTGCGCGACGCGTACGAGGCCCACTGGAAGGCCGCGCTGGCCGACGGCGTGGCCGAGGGCGCCTTCCGCGTCGCCGACGAGAGGCTGACCAGGCTCGCCCTGATGTCCATGTGCACCGGCACCAGCGAGTGGTACCGCCCCGACGGGCGCTCCACGCTGGAGCAGGTGTGCGCCGAGTTCGTCGCGATCGGCCTGGCCGCCGTCCGCGCCCCCGCCGCCACGACCCTCGCGACCGCCGACTTCTCCCTGCTGCCCGAATATCCGTGGGAGCCGCTGGATGACCGAGACGATCCCCGACCTGATGAGGCACGCCGCTAGCACGTACGGCGCGCGCGAGTTCCTCCGCTTCCCCGACACCTCGATCACCTTCACCGAGGCCGACGAGCACTCCGACCGGCTGGCCGGCGCCCTGATCGACAAGGGCGTACGCCCCGGCGACCGCGTGGCGATCATGATGGACAACGTGCCCGGCTGGCCGCTGAGCTGGCTGGCCGTGCTCAAGGCGGGCGCCGTCACCGTGCCGGTGAACGTGCGCTACCGGGCCGCCGACCTGGAGCACGTCCTGCGCGACTCGGGCGCCGTGGCCACGATCACCACCGCCGAGCACGCCCCGCACATCCCCGGCACCGTGCACCTCCTCGACACGCTGCACGACGGCACGCCCCACCCCGTCTACGCGCTACGGGACGGCACGCCCCGCCCCCTCCACCAGGCCGACCCCGACGATGTCGCGAATTTTCAGTACACGTCGGGCACCACGGGCTTCCCCAAGGCCTGCATGCTCACCCACGACTACTGGCTCAGGACCGCCCGCATCGCCGCCGACCAGGTCGAACTCCGCGACGACGACGTCATGATGATCGCGCAGGCGTACTCGTACATGGACCCCCAGTGGGTCACCCTGCTCTGCCTGATGGGCGGCATCCCCCTGGTGGTGCTCCCCCGCTTCTCCGCCTCCGGGTTCTGGGCCTCGGCCAGGGAGCACGGCGCGACGCTCACGTACGTGCTGGGCACCATGCCCCTCCTCCTGCACAAGCAGCCACCACATCCGCACGACCGCGACAACCGCATGCGCCTGGTGCTCTGCTCGGGCATCCAGCCCGGCCTGCACGCCACGTTCGAGGAGCGCTGGGGCACGCCGTGGCGCGAGCTGTACGGCTCCACGGAGAGCGGCCCCGACCTGGTCTCGCCTCTCGGCGCCACCGACACGGTCGGCACCGGCGCGCTGGGCGTCGCGCCGCCGGGCAAGGAGGTCACGCTGGACGAGGAGACCGGCGAGATCCTGGTCAGAGGCGTGCCCATGATGAAGGGCTACTGGAACCATCCGGAGGCCACCGCCCACGCCTTCAGGGGCGGCTGGTACCACACGGGCGACCTGGGCGTCCGCGACGAGCACGGCCGCCTGCGGCACGCCGGGCGGATCAAGGACATGGTCCGCAGGGGCGGCGAGAACATCTCCTGCGCCGAGGTGGAGCACGTGCTCGCCCAGCACCCGGCGGTCCTGTCCGCCGCCCTCGTCCCCATCGCCGACGACCTGTGGGGCGAGGTCCCGAAGGCGTTCGTCCAGCTCCGTCCCGGACACGCGGCCACCAGGGACACCGCCATGAGCGTGATCGGGCACGCCAGGGCGCGGCTGGCCCGCTTCAAGATCCCGGCGTACGTGGAGTTCGTCGAGGAGTTCGCGCTGACCCCGTCGGCCCGCATCGAGAAGCGCCACCTGCTCAGCCCCGGGCGCGACCAGCGGGCCGCCCCCGCCATCCAGGTTCCCGAGCCCGACAAGGAGCAACGATGATCGACGTGACCGTACGCGACGAGGTGGCCCTGATCACGCTCGCCCGCCCGGACAAGCTCAACGCCCTGACCTCCGCCATGCGCGCGGACCTGGCGGCGGCCGTCCGCGAACACGGCACCCGGAGCAGGGGCATCGTGGTGACCGGCACCGGCAGGGCGTTCTCGGCCGGCGAGGACATCCACCAGGCCGTGGGCCGGTCACTGGTCGAGGAGGTGGAGTCGTTCCACGACATGACCAGGGCCGTGCTGGAGACGCGCGTCCCGGTGGTGGCGGCGGTCAACGGGCTGGCCGTGGGCGGGGCCGCCGAGTGGGCCCTCTGCTTCGACGCCCGCATCGGCACTCCGGCGGCCGAGTACTTCTTCCCGGAGAACCGCATCGGCCTGTCGATCTCCAACGCCGCCAGCCAGCTGCTCCCCCGCCTCGTCGGCGGCAGGGCGTTGCGGCTGGTGCTCGACTCGGCCCGGACGAGCGCGGACGACGCCCTGGCCGCGGGCCTGCTCGACGAGATCGTGCCCGCCGAGACGCTGGTGGAGGCGGCGATCGCCCGCGTGCACCGCTGGACCGCCCCCGGCACGGCCACCACCGTGCACCTGGCCCTGCTGCGGCCGTCGGCGGCGGAGGTGGAGCGGGCCTTCCAGGCGGAGACCGAGGCGGCCAAGCAGGTGGAGGCGTCGGGCATAGCCCAGGCGGGCATGGCCGCGTTCGTCAACAGAAGCAGAGGCTGAGGCTAAGCGATCACGATGGCGGCGATCACCAGCACGACCGCGGCCACCAGCACCCCGATCGAGTCGTAGGACCAGCTCACCCGCGCCGGCGCGGCCTCCTCGCCGCGCCGCCTGGCCGACTCGGCGCGGTCGCGTATCTGGTCGCCCACCCAGTCGGCGTGCGTCTTGCCGGCGAACGCCTCCACCGCCGCCTGCTCGGCCCTGGGCAGCGTGGGCTCGGTCTTGAACCGGCCCCGCCGCTCGGTGGCGGTGCCCCGGCGCTGCGCCTTCGCACGCTCGCGGGCGCTGCTCATCGGCGTCCACAGCCGCAGCACCCGCTCGTCGCCGTACTGCACGGTGATGGCGTGCGACACCGTGACGTCCTCGATGGCGGCCCACGGCAGGAACGTGGTGCGGAACGGGTTGCGCCCCACCAGCCCCTCCTCCGTGAGGACCGTGGCGGGGCGCAGCGCGACGGCGTAGACGAGCGCCGTCAGCGCCCCGAGCACGGCCAGCGCGACGAGCGACGCCTTGCCGTTGTACCGGACGATCAGGTCCCAGACGTTGAACGCGACGAACGCCACCCACACCCACGCCAGCACGAACGCGGTCTTGGAACGGTAGACGTGTTTCACGGCTGCCACTTGATCTGCTGGAACCCGGGCTTGATCACGCCGTTGATCAGCGCCAGCCGCTCGTCGAACGGGATGAACGCCGACTTCATCGCGTTCACCGCGAACCACTGCAGGTCATCCCAGTCGTAGCCGAACGCCTGCACCAGCTTGTGGAACTCCAGCGACACGCTCGTCGAGCTCATCAGCCGGTTGTCGGTGTTGACCGTGACCCGGAAGTGCAGCCGCCGCAGCAGCCCGATCGGGTGGTCGGCGATCGAGGCGGCGGCCCCGGTCTGCAGGTTGGACGTGGGGCACATCTCCAGCGGGATGCGCTTGTCGCGGACGTAGGCGGCCAGCCGCCCCAGCTTCGCGCTGCCGTCCTCGGCGACGGAGATGTCGTCGATGATGCGCACGCCGTGCCCGAGCCGGTCGGCGCCGCACCACTGAATGGCCTGCCAGATCGACGGCAGTCCGAACGCCTCGCCGGCGTGGATGGTGAAGTGGGCGTTCTCCCGCTGGAGGTACTCGAACGCGTCGAGGTGCCGGGTGGGCGGGTAACCCGCCTCGGCCCCGGCGATGTCGAACCCCACCACGCCGCCGTCGCGGTACCGTACGGCCAGCTCGGCGATCTCCCGGGAGCGCGCCTGGTGCCGCATGGCGGTCAGCAGCGTGCCCACCCGGACGCGGCGGCCTCGCGAGCCCTGCTCGAACCCCTCCAGCACCGCCTCCACCACCTGGTCCAGGCTCAGGCCCCTGGTGGTGTGCTGCTCGGGCGCGAAGCGCACCTCGGCGTAGACGACCCCGTCGTCGGCCAGGTCCTGGGCGCACTCGGCGGCCACGCGGACGAGCGACTCGCGGGTCTGCATGACGGCGACCGTGTGGTCGAACGTCTCCAGGTACCGTTCGAGCGATCCCGAGTCCGACGCCTCCTCGAACCACTGGCGGAGGTTGTCGGGATCGGTGGTGGGCAGCCGGGCGTAGTCGCTCTCCCTGGCCAGGTCGACGATCGTCTCGGCGCGGAGCCCGCCGTCGAGGTGATCGTGCAGCAAGACCTTGGGAGCGCGCCGGATCTCGTCACGCGTGGGGCTCATCTGGCCATGATATGAGCACCACCCGCCCGCGCGCCCAGGCCGGTCAGTCGTCGCGGCCCGCCGTGTCCGGCGAGAACGCGGGCAGGCACACCGCGACGTACTCGGCCCCGTCGGGACCCACGCTGTAGCGCACCTTCTCCCCCGGCGACGTCACCACCGACTGCCCGGCCTCGACCCGGGTCGTGCCCCCGGCGTGCTCCACGATCACCGTGCCCCGCAGGACGACGGTGTACTCGGTGAACGACGGCGTCTGCGCCGGCTCCTCCCAGCCGGGCGGAGCGGTCATGTGGGCGATGGAGACGGCCTCGTCGCCGCTGCTGACGCGGCCGATGTGCTCGTCGATGAGCTTGCCGCCGGGTACGGGGATGCGGGCCGGGCCCTCGATCTTTCTCACCACGGACGTCAGTGTGCCACGTCGAGGATCAGCCGGCTCGGCGAGCCCTGCTCGGTGACCCGGAACGGGGCCTTCCGGCCCAGCACCAGCCCGATGCCGACCCGCGCCTCGAAGTCGCCCGTCCTGACGACGTCGGCGAGGTTGCCGAGCCGGGCCTGGTAGACGGGCCCGCCGGTCCAGGTGGGCGTGCCCTCCTCGTCGTGGGCGTTCGCGGGGAAGAGCGTGAGCTGCAGGTACGCCCCGCCGTTCACGTCGATGGGCTTGCCCGAGCCGTCCTGGACCAGCTCGTCCACCCATTTCACGCTGTAGCCGGGGACGCCGCCCTTGAGGTCCACGACGACCCTGTCGTACTGGCCGTGCGCGGCGTACCGTACGCCCGTCACCGTGGCGGGCTCCATCCCGGACCGGTCGACGTCCACCTCGGCGGTGCTGGTCGGCGCGGCGGAGCCGGTGGGGGTCTGTTGCGGCAGCGTGGCGGTCCGCTGGGCGGTGCCGCACGCGGCGAGCAGGACGGCGAGGCAGGCGAGCGGAACGGCCACGCGCGACGGCCGGCCGCGGGGCGGGGTTGACGAGCGCATGCCCGGTAGATGCCCAGCGTGCGGGCCTGCAAGCGGCGTCACGGCGGATCGGCGCCGCACCCGTCGGTCATTCCCGGACATCCCACACAAAGAGGGCCCCACCGGTGCCGGCGGGGCCCTCCCGGAGGCGGCTCAGACGGTCTCGTACGCCTTCACGTCCTCCGCCACGGCGGGCACGCCCTTGCGGGCGCGCAGCCCCGTCGCCGAGATCGCCAGCCCGACCAGGGCCAGCACCAGCGACACCACGATCGCCGCGCGCAGCGAGCCGATGGAGATCGTCTCGCCGCCGCCCGAGGTGAGCACGGCGGTCACCACGGCCAGCACGATCGCGCCGCCGACCTGGCCGGAGGTGTTCAGCAGGCCGGAGGCCAGGCCCTGCTCGTCGTCGTCCACGCCGTTGGTGGCCTGGATGTTGAGCGAGGGGAACGACAGCGCGAACGCGATGCCCAGCAGGATCATGCCGGGGATCACCATGCCGCCCAGGCTGGGGGTGCGGTCGATGCCGAGGAAGACGGCGTACCCGCCGGCCAGCGCGGCGGCGCCGATCACGATCAGCTTGCCGGTGCCGAACCGGTCGGCGAAGTCGCCCATCTTCGTCGAGGTGACTGCCACGAGCAGGCCGGCGGGCAGGAACGCCATGGCGGTGCCGAGCGCCGACCAGCCGAGCAGGTTCTGGAAGTACTGCATGGCCACGAACTGGAAGGCCACGTACGAGCCCATGAGGATGAGCAGCCCCAGGTTGGCCCGCACGATGTGCCCGGAGCGCAGGATGCCCAGCCGCACCAGCGGGTGGCGCATCCGCAGCTCGGCGAAGACGAACAGGGCGAGGAGCGCGACCACGCCCACGAGCGAGCCGATCGTCTGGAACGAGGCCCAGCCCACCTCGGGCGCCTGCACGACCGTGAACACCAGCAGCAACATCGACGCGGTGATCGTCACGGCGCCGATCAGGTCGTGACCACCCTCGGCCCGCTCCTCCCGGCCCTTCGGCAGCAGCTTCAACGCGGCCACCAGCGCGATCACCGCGACGGGCACCGGCATGAGCAGCGTCCACCGCCAGCCGATCTCGGTCAGCAGCCCGGACAGCACCAGGCCGAGCGAGTACCCGCTCGCGCCGCAGGCGGTGAAGATGCTCAACGCCCTGTTGCGCTCCGGGCCCTCGGGAAAGGTCGTGGTGATGATCGACAAGGCGGCGGGTGCGGTGAACGCGGCGGCCACACCCTTGACGAACCTGGCCGCGATCAGCAACCCGCCGTCGTCCACCACACCGCCCAGCAACGACGCCACGGCGAACACGCCAAGAGCGGCCAGGAACACCCTGCGCCGCCCCAGCAGGTCGGCGGTCCTGCCCCCGAGCAACAGAAGACCGCCATAGCCGAGCACGTAGCCACTGACCACCCATTGCAAGGAGGACGTCGTCAGGCCCAGGTCGTGCTGGATGGCGGGCAGGGCGACACCGACCATCGAGACGTCGAGGGCATCAAGAAAGATCACAGCGCAGAGCACGGCGAGCGCGCCCCAGCGGGATGAGGAAGAGGACATGGGTCAGAACAATACATGCACGCACATCTAATGCAAGCGCATTTAATGCCGTTGCATGAGTTTTCCCGAAGTGGTAACCTCCGCGACATGGACGAGCAGTTCGTGGTGGCCACCTGGCATTACGTCCTGGCCAAACATGCCAAGGCCATGTGCCAGCTGGAGCGCGAGCTGGGCGACCGGCACGGGCTCGGCCCCAGCGAGTTCGAGGTGCTGGATCGGATCGTGCACCACGACAGGAAGCTCCGCATCCAGGAGCTGTGCGACGAGGTCCACCTGAGCCAGAGCGCGCTGTCGCGGGTGGTGGCCCGCCTGGAGAA
This window encodes:
- a CDS encoding MarR family winged helix-turn-helix transcriptional regulator, translating into MDEQFVVATWHYVLAKHAKAMCQLERELGDRHGLGPSEFEVLDRIVHHDRKLRIQELCDEVHLSQSALSRVVARLEKAALVTRGVCDSDRRGVFVCITDEGRARHAEALPTQRAVLAEVFADAPVPVP
- a CDS encoding MFS transporter; this translates as MSSSSSRWGALAVLCAVIFLDALDVSMVGVALPAIQHDLGLTTSSLQWVVSGYVLGYGGLLLLGGRTADLLGRRRVFLAALGVFAVASLLGGVVDDGGLLIAARFVKGVAAAFTAPAALSIITTTFPEGPERNRALSIFTACGASGYSLGLVLSGLLTEIGWRWTLLMPVPVAVIALVAALKLLPKGREERAEGGHDLIGAVTITASMLLLVFTVVQAPEVGWASFQTIGSLVGVVALLALFVFAELRMRHPLVRLGILRSGHIVRANLGLLILMGSYVAFQFVAMQYFQNLLGWSALGTAMAFLPAGLLVAVTSTKMGDFADRFGTGKLIVIGAAALAGGYAVFLGIDRTPSLGGMVIPGMILLGIAFALSFPSLNIQATNGVDDDEQGLASGLLNTSGQVGGAIVLAVVTAVLTSGGGETISIGSLRAAIVVSLVLALVGLAISATGLRARKGVPAVAEDVKAYETV